A genomic stretch from Methanomassiliicoccales archaeon includes:
- a CDS encoding aminodeoxychorismate/anthranilate synthase component II, with product MLIVDNYDSFVYNIVQYLGELGAAVHVLRNDSPDLYRFSQKCDGFVISPGPGHPRDAKGSLDIAANNGFGMPTLGVCLGHQVIAYVCGGNVVRAERTLHGKLGRVRHFFDPIFDGVPSEFVAVRYHSLIVERDSLPASLKILAESENKEIMALRVGNKPVYGLQFHPESVLTAYGKQILSNFLRMCRK from the coding sequence ATTCTCATTGTCGATAATTACGATTCTTTTGTGTATAACATTGTACAGTATCTCGGCGAGCTCGGTGCGGCCGTCCACGTACTTAGAAATGATTCACCAGATCTTTATCGATTTTCCCAGAAGTGTGATGGGTTCGTTATTTCTCCCGGTCCCGGTCATCCTAGGGACGCAAAGGGAAGTCTGGACATCGCAGCCAACAATGGATTTGGTATGCCAACTCTCGGAGTCTGCTTGGGTCATCAAGTTATCGCCTATGTCTGCGGTGGAAATGTTGTGAGAGCAGAGCGAACATTGCACGGTAAGCTTGGGCGGGTTCGACATTTCTTTGATCCGATTTTTGATGGTGTACCCTCCGAATTCGTGGCGGTTCGATACCATTCATTGATAGTTGAACGTGACAGTCTTCCGGCCTCTCTGAAAATCCTCGCAGAAAGCGAAAATAAGGAAATCATGGCCCTTAGAGTCGGGAATAAGCCTGTCTACGGTCTGCAGTTTCATCCAGAGTCTGTGTTGACTGCCTATGGAAAACAGATTCTTTCGAACTTCCTGAGGATGTGTAGGAAATGA
- a CDS encoding AAA family ATPase codes for MRITISGPPGSGKTTVCKLLSDKLGIRYVVSGAVFRKMAEEHGLSLEEFGKLAEKDAQFDRMLDEEMLRIARENDNIILEGRLTGYLLNKNGIDAFKIYLDAELDERSRRASMRDGIDGDAARKKIIEREKCEATRYERYYGFDPADRSFYDLVIDTTHLSPDEVVSKIIRALEARGWPECS; via the coding sequence ATGAGAATCACGATCAGCGGCCCCCCAGGTTCCGGGAAGACAACGGTTTGCAAACTCCTCTCAGATAAGCTCGGAATCAGATATGTCGTTTCCGGCGCAGTCTTTAGAAAAATGGCTGAAGAACATGGTTTGAGTCTTGAGGAATTTGGTAAATTGGCGGAAAAGGATGCCCAATTCGATCGAATGCTCGATGAAGAAATGTTGCGGATCGCGCGTGAGAATGATAACATCATTCTTGAGGGACGATTGACTGGATATCTTCTGAATAAAAATGGAATCGATGCTTTTAAGATTTACCTGGATGCGGAACTCGATGAAAGATCGAGAAGGGCTTCGATGCGGGATGGGATCGATGGTGATGCGGCAAGAAAGAAGATCATCGAAAGGGAGAAATGTGAGGCGACGAGATATGAGCGATATTACGGATTTGATCCAGCTGATAGGAGTTTTTATGATCTCGTAATTGACACAACACACCTCTCACCTGATGAAGTGGTTTCGAAAATTATTAGGGCACTGGAGGCGAGAGGTTGGCCAGAATGCTCATAA
- a CDS encoding ATP-binding cassette domain-containing protein, giving the protein MKTIVKAENLTKRYDSFTAVNSINFEIKEGECFGFLGPNGAGKTTVMKMIYCASPITSGKLFVLGLDVEKNLREIKALIGVAPQENNLDPDFTVLKNLTVYARYFGIEKSVAERKAMELLDFMQLKEKANVEIPELSGGMKRRLIIARALINDPKILILDEPTTGLDPQARHLIWDKIRELRKSGVTVIMTTHYMDEAERLCDRLVIMDQGKILVEGRPKDLIERHSGQSVLEIIDPAPEVESYLRASGLFTEKGSDRIYVYADNPQQLLHEINEKFFLQHAAIRRSTLEDVFLKLTGRGLRD; this is encoded by the coding sequence ATGAAAACCATCGTCAAAGCTGAAAACTTGACAAAAAGATACGATTCATTCACGGCCGTTAACAGTATCAATTTCGAGATCAAGGAAGGAGAGTGTTTCGGTTTTCTCGGCCCCAATGGAGCTGGCAAAACGACTGTAATGAAGATGATTTATTGTGCATCACCGATCACTTCTGGGAAATTGTTCGTACTGGGATTGGATGTCGAGAAGAATCTAAGAGAAATAAAGGCGCTTATCGGAGTCGCTCCTCAGGAAAATAATCTTGACCCTGATTTCACGGTTCTGAAAAATCTGACCGTTTATGCCCGCTATTTCGGGATCGAAAAGAGCGTTGCAGAGAGAAAGGCAATGGAACTTCTAGACTTCATGCAATTGAAAGAAAAAGCTAATGTCGAGATACCTGAGCTTTCCGGAGGAATGAAAAGGCGACTTATCATCGCAAGAGCTCTTATCAACGACCCCAAGATTCTCATTTTGGATGAGCCAACAACGGGTCTTGATCCTCAGGCAAGGCACCTTATCTGGGATAAGATTAGGGAACTGCGAAAATCTGGTGTTACCGTCATCATGACAACGCATTATATGGATGAAGCGGAGCGTTTGTGCGATAGGCTTGTCATCATGGATCAGGGAAAGATCCTCGTCGAAGGCCGTCCCAAGGATCTCATTGAACGACATTCTGGCCAAAGCGTACTCGAGATCATCGATCCGGCACCTGAAGTTGAGAGTTATTTACGAGCCAGTGGCCTTTTCACTGAAAAGGGATCGGATAGAATTTATGTTTACGCCGACAATCCACAACAACTTCTTCATGAAATCAATGAGAAGTTCTTTCTGCAGCACGCGGCGATCAGGAGGTCAACGCTGGAGGATGTTTTCTTAAAACTTACAGGTAGGGGGCTGAGAGATTGA
- a CDS encoding phosphoribosylanthranilate isomerase, whose protein sequence is MKVKICGITNAEDAWMCESFDPDALGFVHYPSKARSLPLKDIRDITSTIGPFTKTVLVCLPGSVDAAVKMVEDAGVDVIQLYTFGRSEIEKIKACGIPVIRAVKPLEKEIQEFFDVADALLFDGPVPGSGLSHDYRSIPIKSCRRAIIAGGLNLDNLHVVKSLKPYGVDVSSGVERTIGKKDPQLVSEFIRRCRV, encoded by the coding sequence TTGAAGGTCAAGATCTGTGGAATCACAAATGCTGAAGATGCCTGGATGTGTGAATCATTTGACCCAGATGCCCTTGGTTTCGTTCATTATCCTTCGAAGGCGCGGAGTTTACCTCTTAAAGATATCCGCGACATCACATCTACGATCGGACCTTTCACAAAAACAGTTCTCGTTTGTTTGCCTGGAAGTGTTGATGCAGCTGTGAAGATGGTGGAAGACGCAGGTGTTGACGTCATTCAACTGTATACCTTTGGTAGATCAGAAATTGAGAAAATAAAGGCATGCGGGATTCCCGTTATCAGAGCAGTGAAGCCGCTGGAAAAAGAAATCCAAGAGTTCTTTGATGTCGCCGATGCGTTACTTTTTGATGGGCCTGTCCCTGGATCAGGATTATCTCACGATTACAGGAGCATTCCTATTAAGAGTTGTCGCAGGGCGATTATTGCTGGTGGGTTGAATCTCGATAATCTGCATGTCGTGAAATCTTTGAAACCGTACGGGGTTGATGTATCGTCTGGTGTAGAGAGAACTATCGGCAAAAAGGATCCACAATTAGTTTCGGAATTCATCAGGAGGTGCAGAGTTTGA
- a CDS encoding tripartite tricarboxylate transporter permease produces the protein MEVHILLLILCFTVAGACLGCISGLVPGIHVNTLCVILITTYPSITSPLIELANDLDPTMIPILFSSMIVSAATVHSFLDFIPSVFLGAPEDPEILSVLPGHRLLLRGKGMEAIGCAAKGSLIGAFLAITLAFPLRLLMGAPLKLYELLVPFIPVILIAIVILLIVSEKEDNRITAIIDAREGSIEFSSPYVILSPPFPSEGERVRISGRIRHAFLRSYVVNTTNGRWKVRIKGSIPDGYATIEGVWRFEKRRIRKKMIALAIFLCSGILGFIVLHGKLPSNPLLPGTSDNLLFPLLSGLFGVPSLILSLGRSKIPPQESKPHASINFGDAMKGTVIGALVGWCPGVTSTTGAVIASFITSKKKVDPIDSSKDFITMVSALGTSATVFNLVALTTIGKGRSGAMLAVREIIGPQEIDASLNQISPVFSLMLFSIFFASLIGFALTIVFGKRISKKLENVDTKRINLVVLLFLISLVLLMTGPIGFIVLVAATCLGLLPPLIGVKRVQLTGCLLLPIIIFFAEL, from the coding sequence GTGGAGGTACACATCCTTCTGTTAATTCTTTGCTTCACCGTTGCTGGTGCATGCCTAGGATGCATTAGCGGCCTCGTACCAGGAATTCACGTCAATACCTTGTGCGTCATCCTCATCACCACATACCCCTCGATAACTTCTCCTCTGATCGAATTAGCAAATGATTTAGACCCTACCATGATACCAATCCTTTTCTCATCAATGATCGTGTCAGCAGCAACCGTCCATTCTTTCCTCGATTTCATCCCTTCTGTCTTCCTTGGTGCTCCAGAAGATCCCGAAATTCTTTCTGTTCTCCCTGGGCACAGACTGCTGCTTCGCGGGAAGGGCATGGAGGCCATTGGGTGCGCTGCGAAGGGGAGTCTCATTGGCGCATTCCTTGCAATCACGCTCGCATTTCCGTTACGGTTACTGATGGGGGCTCCTTTGAAACTGTATGAACTCCTTGTTCCTTTCATTCCAGTTATTCTCATAGCAATAGTTATTCTTCTGATCGTTTCCGAAAAGGAGGATAATCGAATTACTGCAATCATCGATGCACGCGAGGGAAGTATCGAGTTTTCATCCCCATATGTGATCCTATCACCGCCATTTCCTTCAGAAGGTGAAAGAGTGCGGATCTCTGGGAGAATTCGACACGCCTTCCTGAGATCCTATGTGGTAAATACTACCAACGGTCGTTGGAAAGTTCGCATCAAAGGAAGCATTCCTGATGGTTATGCAACAATCGAGGGTGTCTGGAGATTCGAAAAAAGAAGGATTCGAAAGAAAATGATTGCGCTCGCAATCTTTCTTTGCTCAGGCATACTTGGCTTCATCGTGCTGCACGGAAAGCTGCCTTCTAACCCACTCCTTCCTGGCACTTCTGATAACCTGCTGTTTCCATTGCTGTCTGGTCTTTTTGGGGTGCCTTCTCTGATTCTTTCACTAGGAAGATCAAAAATCCCGCCGCAGGAATCGAAACCACACGCAAGCATCAATTTCGGTGATGCGATGAAAGGTACGGTCATCGGCGCTCTTGTAGGATGGTGTCCGGGTGTAACTTCAACAACAGGTGCGGTTATTGCTAGTTTTATTACATCGAAGAAGAAAGTTGATCCAATCGATTCTTCAAAGGATTTTATCACAATGGTTTCCGCTCTCGGAACCTCTGCAACCGTTTTCAATCTAGTTGCCCTCACAACGATAGGTAAGGGCAGGAGTGGGGCGATGCTCGCGGTGAGGGAAATCATAGGACCTCAGGAGATCGATGCGTCGTTGAACCAGATCTCCCCGGTCTTTTCACTCATGCTATTCTCGATCTTTTTCGCATCGCTGATTGGGTTCGCATTGACAATCGTCTTCGGAAAAAGGATCAGCAAGAAGCTTGAAAATGTCGATACAAAAAGGATCAATCTAGTCGTGCTTTTATTCTTAATCTCACTTGTTCTCTTAATGACAGGACCTATCGGGTTCATTGTACTCGTCGCTGCAACCTGTCTTGGTCTCTTACCACCGTTAATCGGCGTCAAGAGGGTGCAACTCACTGGTTGTTTGCTTCTCCCCATCATCATCTTCTTCGCAGAATTATGA
- the trpD gene encoding anthranilate phosphoribosyltransferase, with protein MIREAIKQVVEGYDLTYSAARAVMREMMLGEATSGQIAAFLTAMKMKGEREHEMLGFITEMLDNAVRIPSPPGAVDVCGTGGDNSGTFNVSTVASFVVSAAGAPVAKHGNRSVSSRCGSADLLRAMGIPFDLDPPYVERCLFEADLGFLFAPTFHVLMKNVNSTRKEIGIPTLFNLLGPLANPANPPYRLIGVYKPSVAQTVANILRSLEVQHALVVHGNGLDEITNTGETIVVELKENKIFSYSISPAEFGIDLAEPDEIRGGGPFENARIALSVLRGESNPKLDLVLLNAGAALYAANMAENIEEGIKIARKAIISGKALSKLKGFHSFVNRLEVERQRTMSIASLRKTVICPESLVYRCTDLTVEMAKEIMISERGAQLLKGLDDNLFKSPGALTVIILTKILRLLSERKLNIHSQSRFNRHARRKMSDAILSAEGLAILGEFKNRIPSSKDLYIPPEPSLIAELYESYGLDGMSVIVEEDFFFGDPNLFTFFREKIDIPMLFKDFIVSEEQIRVAAELGADSILIISKALKQDRIEALIQESIRFGLEPIIEVHDGGDVEKIITCSNYDIIRLVGINSRNLQTLRTDLSILPHVKKMITGDKLLIAESGIMGAKDLEALQGFDAALIGSSFLTAERPADKIAEIVTAARRMKN; from the coding sequence ATGATTCGCGAAGCGATAAAACAGGTGGTTGAGGGCTACGATCTCACTTACTCAGCAGCACGAGCGGTGATGCGTGAAATGATGCTCGGTGAAGCCACGTCAGGTCAAATCGCGGCATTCCTTACGGCGATGAAGATGAAGGGAGAAAGGGAGCATGAAATGCTCGGGTTTATCACTGAGATGCTTGACAATGCCGTCCGGATTCCATCTCCGCCTGGCGCCGTTGATGTGTGCGGGACGGGCGGGGACAATTCTGGCACATTTAACGTGAGCACAGTTGCTTCCTTTGTTGTATCGGCAGCGGGTGCACCAGTTGCGAAGCATGGAAATCGCTCAGTCTCGAGCAGATGCGGATCGGCAGATTTGTTGCGTGCAATGGGCATTCCTTTTGATCTCGATCCCCCTTACGTCGAGAGGTGTCTTTTTGAAGCTGACTTGGGATTTCTCTTTGCTCCTACCTTTCATGTGTTGATGAAAAATGTCAACTCGACGCGGAAGGAAATCGGCATTCCAACACTCTTCAATCTCCTTGGACCCCTGGCCAATCCCGCGAACCCGCCATATCGACTTATAGGGGTCTACAAACCGTCAGTCGCACAGACAGTGGCAAACATCCTTCGTTCTCTCGAGGTGCAGCATGCGCTTGTTGTCCATGGAAATGGTCTGGACGAGATCACGAATACAGGCGAAACAATAGTGGTCGAGCTAAAAGAGAATAAGATTTTCAGCTACAGTATTTCACCAGCTGAATTTGGAATTGACCTGGCAGAGCCTGACGAAATCAGGGGCGGAGGCCCCTTCGAAAATGCGAGGATCGCGTTATCTGTGTTGCGTGGCGAATCCAATCCGAAACTGGATCTCGTCCTGCTTAATGCTGGCGCCGCTCTTTATGCAGCCAACATGGCCGAAAATATCGAGGAGGGTATCAAAATCGCTCGTAAAGCGATTATCAGCGGCAAGGCACTTTCGAAGCTCAAAGGATTTCATTCATTCGTAAATAGACTTGAAGTGGAACGCCAACGAACGATGAGTATCGCCTCTCTGAGAAAAACTGTCATATGCCCCGAGTCACTTGTATACAGGTGCACGGATCTGACAGTGGAAATGGCTAAGGAAATCATGATTTCAGAACGAGGCGCTCAGTTGCTCAAAGGACTTGACGATAATCTTTTCAAATCACCAGGTGCACTAACTGTCATTATTCTGACAAAAATACTTCGCCTGCTATCCGAAAGAAAATTAAATATCCACTCGCAGTCCCGCTTCAATCGACACGCAAGACGAAAGATGTCTGATGCAATTCTCAGTGCGGAAGGTCTCGCGATTCTTGGAGAGTTCAAGAATCGCATCCCCTCGTCTAAGGATTTATACATCCCGCCAGAGCCGTCCTTAATCGCTGAGCTGTATGAGTCGTACGGACTCGACGGTATGTCGGTCATCGTCGAAGAGGACTTCTTCTTTGGCGATCCGAATCTTTTCACATTCTTCCGGGAAAAAATCGATATTCCAATGCTTTTCAAGGATTTCATCGTATCCGAAGAACAAATCAGGGTCGCGGCGGAACTCGGAGCTGATTCCATACTTATTATCTCGAAGGCGCTTAAACAGGATAGGATCGAAGCACTCATTCAAGAAAGCATCCGATTTGGTCTTGAGCCAATAATCGAAGTGCACGATGGTGGGGATGTCGAGAAGATCATCACATGTTCGAATTATGACATCATTAGACTCGTTGGCATTAATTCTAGAAACCTCCAGACGTTGAGAACTGATTTATCGATACTACCGCACGTGAAAAAAATGATCACCGGCGACAAGCTCCTGATCGCTGAGAGCGGAATAATGGGAGCGAAGGATCTCGAGGCATTGCAAGGGTTCGACGCTGCATTGATCGGTTCATCTTTCCTGACAGCCGAGAGACCTGCGGATAAGATCGCTGAAATTGTCACCGCGGCAAGGAGGATGAAGAATTGA
- the trpE gene encoding anthranilate synthase component I, with amino-acid sequence MKVSIALREGPIADPVSIFSSLREEFPGECFLLESVEGTSRTARYSFIGVDPLSVFKSRDHTVEIDGEVFEVENPFLNLREYFRSFDCGASELAPFSGGIVGYLGYEMVRFLETVNGLDKKIDNMPETYFMLPNHLVCIDHLNNRTFLITHGNLHELQKSLGEIRHPEKPFVRIGNPAANIDKNEYERIVEDAKRFILDGDIFQVVLSRRYEFSVEGDPLAMYIALRRINPSPYLFFLDFNGVKLLGSSPEMLVRLEGRKLVTRPLAGTRRRDGDREEDEKLKIEMLLDEKERAEHLMLVDLSRNDLGRVSKFGTVKVTELMAVEKYSHVQHIVSNVEGELRDDCDAFDALRSCFPAGTVSGAPKIRAMEIISELEKDPRGPYAGAVGYFDFTGNMDFAITIRSITVTDGKARIQAGAGIVADSVPINEFNETEHKMKAMLEAIRSISEEGFH; translated from the coding sequence TTGAAAGTGAGTATTGCGTTGCGCGAAGGGCCGATTGCGGATCCGGTATCGATCTTTTCATCTTTGAGAGAAGAATTTCCAGGTGAATGTTTTCTACTTGAATCCGTTGAAGGCACGAGTAGAACCGCACGGTATTCTTTCATCGGTGTGGACCCTTTGTCGGTTTTTAAGTCGAGAGATCACACGGTGGAGATCGATGGCGAGGTTTTTGAAGTGGAGAATCCTTTTCTTAATTTAAGAGAATACTTCCGTTCATTTGACTGCGGCGCCTCCGAACTGGCGCCATTTTCTGGCGGCATCGTGGGCTATCTTGGATATGAGATGGTAAGGTTTTTGGAAACCGTCAATGGATTGGACAAAAAAATCGATAATATGCCAGAGACGTACTTTATGCTCCCGAATCATCTTGTTTGCATCGATCATCTCAACAATCGAACCTTTCTCATCACCCATGGCAATCTACATGAACTTCAGAAGTCCCTGGGAGAAATTCGACACCCAGAGAAGCCGTTCGTTCGCATTGGAAATCCTGCGGCAAATATCGACAAGAATGAATATGAGCGGATCGTTGAGGACGCCAAAAGGTTCATTCTGGACGGCGATATATTTCAAGTTGTTCTCTCGCGCAGATACGAGTTTTCCGTCGAAGGTGATCCTCTCGCGATGTATATTGCGTTACGTCGAATTAATCCCTCACCATATCTCTTCTTCCTCGATTTCAATGGTGTCAAGCTTCTTGGTTCCTCACCCGAAATGCTCGTGAGACTAGAAGGAAGGAAACTTGTAACAAGGCCTTTGGCGGGTACGAGAAGAAGGGATGGAGACAGGGAAGAGGATGAGAAGCTGAAAATCGAGATGCTCCTCGACGAAAAGGAAAGAGCCGAGCATCTCATGCTTGTCGATCTTTCTAGGAATGATCTTGGAAGGGTTTCAAAATTCGGTACAGTGAAAGTCACTGAACTCATGGCCGTTGAGAAATATTCGCATGTGCAGCATATCGTTTCGAACGTTGAGGGGGAATTGCGCGATGATTGTGACGCCTTTGATGCGCTGCGCAGTTGTTTCCCTGCTGGCACCGTTTCTGGAGCACCGAAGATACGTGCCATGGAAATCATTTCGGAGCTGGAAAAAGATCCGAGAGGGCCTTATGCGGGAGCAGTCGGCTATTTTGATTTTACAGGGAATATGGATTTCGCCATAACGATCAGATCGATCACAGTTACTGATGGCAAAGCGAGGATTCAGGCGGGAGCAGGAATCGTTGCGGATTCTGTGCCGATTAACGAATTCAATGAAACAGAGCATAAAATGAAGGCGATGCTGGAAGCCATCAGATCGATTTCGGAGGAGGGTTTCCATTGA
- the trpB gene encoding tryptophan synthase subunit beta — MYVPEILMKALKDLEKEYNRVKNDSTFREELNDLLHNYAGRPTPLYFARRLSKRCGGARIFLKREDLAHTGSHKINNALGQALLAKWMGKDRIIAETGAGQHGVATATACALLGIKCEIYMGEVDVERQRLNCFRMSLLGAKINVVKSGSRTLKDAINEAMRDYAATSDHTHYLIGSVVGPHPYPTIVRDFQCVIGEEAREQILEQAKEMPDALVACVGGGSNALGLFHPFLPHSNVRMYGVEAAGEGVETGRHAASLVAGREGVLHGARTMILQNEEGQISETHSIAAGLDYPGVGPEHAYLKSIGRVNYVAVSDRDALTAFRILSETEGIIPALESAHAIAFVLRSAKDLFNDGIIIVNLSGRGDKDVAQVAEMEEK, encoded by the coding sequence ATGTATGTGCCAGAAATACTCATGAAAGCTCTGAAGGACCTCGAAAAAGAATACAACAGGGTGAAGAATGATAGTACGTTCAGAGAAGAACTTAACGATCTTCTTCACAATTACGCAGGAAGACCCACTCCACTATACTTTGCGAGACGGCTTTCGAAACGATGCGGAGGCGCCAGAATATTTTTGAAGCGCGAAGACCTCGCTCATACGGGGTCTCATAAGATCAACAACGCCCTCGGCCAGGCGCTTCTTGCGAAATGGATGGGCAAAGATAGAATTATCGCTGAGACTGGGGCAGGCCAGCATGGAGTAGCAACGGCTACGGCATGTGCGCTGTTGGGTATCAAGTGTGAGATTTACATGGGAGAGGTCGATGTTGAGAGGCAAAGGCTCAATTGCTTCAGAATGTCGTTGCTTGGTGCCAAGATCAATGTCGTCAAATCGGGATCGAGAACACTGAAAGATGCGATCAACGAGGCAATGAGGGATTACGCTGCAACGAGCGATCATACACATTATCTTATTGGAAGTGTCGTCGGTCCGCACCCATATCCAACGATCGTTCGTGATTTCCAGTGTGTGATTGGGGAGGAAGCGAGGGAACAGATTCTTGAGCAAGCAAAGGAAATGCCAGATGCGCTTGTCGCATGCGTTGGTGGCGGCAGCAATGCACTTGGACTCTTTCATCCTTTTCTCCCACACAGCAATGTCAGGATGTACGGAGTCGAAGCCGCTGGTGAAGGTGTTGAGACGGGCAGGCATGCCGCAAGTCTGGTGGCTGGGAGAGAAGGCGTTCTGCATGGTGCTCGAACGATGATTTTGCAGAATGAAGAGGGACAAATTTCTGAGACGCACTCCATCGCTGCTGGTCTGGATTATCCTGGCGTCGGGCCGGAACATGCCTATCTCAAATCGATTGGTCGAGTGAATTACGTCGCGGTCAGCGATCGAGATGCCCTCACGGCATTCCGGATACTATCTGAAACAGAAGGAATTATTCCCGCTCTGGAAAGCGCTCATGCGATTGCATTTGTGTTGCGTTCGGCGAAGGATCTTTTTAACGACGGAATCATCATTGTCAATCTTTCTGGTAGAGGAGACAAGGACGTGGCACAGGTTGCTGAGATGGAGGAGAAATAA
- a CDS encoding tryptophan synthase subunit alpha produces the protein MTRISNTFASLRHKGIAAYIPYVCAGDPSIDFSKKLIHNLINSGADILEIGIPFSDPIADGPLIQGAMMRSLANGFQMRHLFELVSDVRVFENDKPIIIMSYLNPIIQFGIERFCELASQAGVDGLLLVDLPLEESEEIDKIARSNGLDIIRIIAPTSGDERIDRLLENSSGFVYVVSVAGVTGPREKLPQTVFSFLKTVKARSHVPVVLGFGISGPDQVALAVKAGADGIVEGSNLIRLYNSLGKNDSSLPIIASHVREMKAAMAISQTNAQGI, from the coding sequence ATGACCAGAATCTCGAATACCTTCGCATCTCTCAGACACAAGGGAATCGCTGCGTACATTCCATACGTATGTGCTGGTGATCCTTCGATCGACTTCTCAAAAAAATTGATTCATAATCTTATCAACTCTGGAGCGGATATTTTGGAAATTGGCATTCCATTCTCAGACCCAATCGCTGATGGGCCTCTTATACAAGGTGCAATGATGCGCTCTTTGGCAAACGGATTTCAGATGAGGCATCTATTCGAGTTGGTTTCTGATGTGAGAGTATTTGAAAACGATAAGCCAATCATCATTATGAGCTATCTCAATCCGATTATTCAATTCGGGATCGAGCGTTTCTGTGAATTGGCATCACAAGCGGGCGTTGATGGCTTACTCCTTGTTGATCTCCCCTTGGAGGAATCGGAGGAAATCGACAAAATCGCCAGATCAAACGGTCTTGACATTATCAGAATCATTGCCCCGACATCCGGTGATGAGCGTATCGACCGATTGCTCGAGAACAGCTCTGGTTTTGTCTACGTTGTTTCAGTAGCTGGTGTTACTGGTCCGAGAGAGAAATTGCCTCAGACTGTCTTCTCTTTTCTTAAAACTGTCAAAGCCAGAAGCCACGTTCCGGTGGTTCTTGGATTCGGAATATCAGGGCCAGATCAGGTAGCTCTTGCTGTCAAAGCTGGAGCTGACGGCATTGTTGAAGGATCCAATCTCATCAGATTATACAATTCTCTAGGAAAAAATGACTCGAGCTTACCAATCATAGCGAGTCATGTTCGTGAAATGAAAGCGGCGATGGCGATTTCTCAAACAAATGCACAGGGAATTTAA
- a CDS encoding RNA-guided pseudouridylation complex pseudouridine synthase subunit Cbf5, whose product MLIREESFVSEKWGKPPSARSVEELLEAGVINLDKPRGPTSHQVTAWVRDILLIKKVAHGGTLDPNVSGVLPIATGKAIRAIDLTLRSDKEYVCLMKLHREKKEEDIRKVLLSFVGEIFQTPPVRSAVKRQMRVRKIHEIRIIEIRGREILFRVSCDAGTYIRTLCYDVGEALGTGAHMEELRRVRSGNMREEESFRLQDIKDAFVFWKEEDDDSFMKKILMPFEKLLEPLPKIIIKDSAVDAICHGADLAVVGIARLDDEIMKGSTVAIMTEKGEGVALATAEMSAERILNAKEGIAAKTMRVFMKPSTYPKMW is encoded by the coding sequence ATGCTCATAAGAGAAGAATCGTTCGTCAGCGAGAAATGGGGAAAGCCCCCATCGGCTCGATCGGTGGAAGAGCTTTTAGAAGCTGGTGTGATCAATCTCGATAAGCCGCGCGGGCCCACATCTCACCAAGTGACTGCCTGGGTTAGAGATATTCTGTTGATCAAGAAGGTCGCCCACGGAGGCACCCTTGATCCCAACGTCAGCGGGGTCCTTCCGATCGCTACAGGGAAGGCAATCCGAGCGATCGATCTGACTCTGAGATCTGATAAGGAGTACGTATGTTTGATGAAGTTGCACAGGGAAAAGAAAGAAGAAGATATTCGCAAGGTTCTTTTGAGTTTTGTAGGTGAAATTTTTCAGACTCCGCCAGTGCGATCTGCGGTGAAGCGGCAGATGCGTGTCAGAAAGATCCACGAGATCAGAATTATTGAGATCAGAGGGAGGGAGATTCTTTTCAGGGTTTCCTGCGACGCTGGAACTTATATCAGGACGCTTTGTTACGACGTCGGCGAAGCTCTAGGAACGGGAGCGCATATGGAAGAGTTGAGACGTGTACGCTCTGGAAATATGAGGGAAGAAGAGTCTTTCAGACTTCAAGATATTAAGGATGCATTCGTATTCTGGAAGGAGGAAGATGATGATTCTTTTATGAAGAAAATTCTCATGCCATTTGAGAAGCTCCTTGAGCCTCTTCCAAAGATTATCATTAAGGACAGCGCTGTTGATGCGATCTGCCATGGCGCGGATCTAGCAGTCGTTGGCATTGCGCGTCTCGATGACGAGATTATGAAGGGAAGTACGGTTGCGATTATGACGGAAAAAGGTGAAGGTGTCGCTCTCGCGACTGCTGAGATGAGCGCAGAAAGAATTCTCAACGCGAAGGAAGGCATCGCGGCGAAGACGATGCGGGTATTCATGAAACCCAGCACGTATCCGAAAATGTGGTGA